Proteins encoded in a region of the Quercus lobata isolate SW786 chromosome 8, ValleyOak3.0 Primary Assembly, whole genome shotgun sequence genome:
- the LOC115954777 gene encoding organic cation/carnitine transporter 4: MADTTASSDPRDVNSELRSPLLEPGKKSSEPEKLCIDEMLRMYCGEFGWWQLKHFVLTSLAWALEAFHTMVMIFADREPGWSCVSGSGCDATAKTVCGFEPGSWEWTGGSSSSTISEWGLVCGYKYRVGLAQAFFFGGCMIGAGIFGHLSDSKLGRKGSLTVVCILNALFGCLTAFSPDYWTYVLLRVLTGFSTGGVGLCAFVLATEPVGPTKRGVAGMSTFYFFSTGIALLSGIAYIFRSWRTLYIASSIPSLLFLVIVLPFISESPRWYLVRGKVKEAMTLMHNIAKTNGKHLPDGVVLALDEETNKDSNYEQPCKEQLEIKEAISGSLIDVVRSPITRTRLVLAVAINFLCSVVYYGLSLNVVNLETNLYLNVLLNAVAEMPAFTITAVLLDKFGRKPLAIGTLWFSGFFCFLGSLMTSVGIWKIVRMACGILGIFGMAGTYNLLFIYTAELFPTVVRNAALGCATQAAQMGAILAPFVVVLGGGLPFVVFGVCGTLGGILAFYLPETLHKPLYDTMGGMEDGESACRVV; encoded by the exons ATGGCGGACACGACAGCCTCATCTGATCCCAGGGACGTGAACTCGGAGCTCCGATCGCCACTTCTGGAGCCGGGTAAGAAATCATCAGAACCCGAGAAGCTCTGCATCGACGAGATGCTCCGGATGTATTGCGGCGAGTTTGGGTGGTGGCAATTGAAGCACTTCGTGTTGACGAGCCTCGCTTGGGCTCTGGAGGCTTTCCACACCATGGTCATGATCTTCGCGGACCGTGAACCCGGTTGGAGCTGCGTTTCTGGGTCGGGTTGTGATGCCACGGCAAAGACCGTCTGTGGGTTCGAACCGGGCTCGTGGGAGTGGACCGGCGGCTCGTCTAGCTCGACTATTTCGGAGTGGGGTTTGGTTTGTGGATACAAGTATAGAGTTGGGCTCGCCCAAGCCTTCTTTTTTGGCGGCTGCATGATAG GTGCCGGAATATTTGGTCATCTCTCAGACTCCAAATTAGGAAGAAAAGGCTCCCTAACAGTAGTTTGTATCTTAAACGCTCTCTTTGGTTGCTTGACAGCATTTTCCCCAGACTACTGGACTTATGTCCTACTTCGCGTACTAACTGGTTTCAGCACAGGCGGTGTTGGCCTTTGTGCTTTCGTCCTTGCCACCGAACCTGTTGGCCCCACAAAGCGCGGCGTTGCTGGTATGTCCACATTCTACTTCTTCTCAACCGGAATTGCATTACTCTCTGGCATAGCCTATATTTTCCGGTCATGGCGTACCCTTTATATCGCTTCTTCCATTCCCTCCCTTCTCTTTCTTGTCATTGTCCTTCCTTTTATCTCTGAGTCTCCAAGATGGTACCTTGTTCGAGGAAAAGTAAAGGAAGCCATGACACTTATGCACAACATAGCTAAAACCAATGGAAAACACCTTCCTGATGGAGTTGTGTTggcacttgatgaagaaacaaataaagattCAAACTATGAACAGCCTTGCAAGGAGCAATTGGAAATTAAAGAAGCAATAAGTGGTTCTCTCATAGATGTTGTTCGATCACCAATCACTCGTACCCGTCTAGTTCTAGCTGTGGCCATTAACTTCTTGTGCTCGGTTGTATACTATGGTCTTAGCCTAAATGTTGTCAACCTTGAAACCAACCTTTATCTCAACGTGCTCCTTAATGCAGTGGCTGAAATGCCAGCTTTTACAATCACAGCAGTTTTGTTGGACAAGTTTGGCAGGAAGCCATTGGCAATAGGGACATTATGGTTTAGTGGATTTTTCTGCTTTTTGGGAAGCTTAATGACCAGTGTTGGAATATGGAAGATAGTGAGGATGGCCTGTGggattttgggaatttttggGATGGCTGGGACTTACAACTTGTTGTTTATTTATACAGCTGAACTGTTTCCAACAGTGGTTAGAAATGCAGCACTAGGATGTGCAACACAGGCAGCGCAAATGGGAGCAATATTAGCAccatttgttgtggttttgggTGGTGGGTTGCCATTTGTAGTGTTTGGAGTGTGTGGGACTTTGGGAGGGATACTTGCCTTTTACCTGCCAGAGACATTACATAAGCCATTGTATGACACTATGGGAGGAATGGAGGATGGAGAAAGTGCTTGCAGAGTTGTGTGA
- the LOC115957644 gene encoding uncharacterized protein LOC115957644, with protein sequence MKFLLCWGVMRPDRVVKSEVEEQEQEEEEEEGETTRLAPLFPAPRRRRVRRASAGEAEWKPSLCAISEDMVMIEKKKKKEEEEEKRASSERVANSKRKTSTAPSRARVLVRSYSDDYERNHMPTIIPTFAPAPFMF encoded by the exons ATGAAGTTTCTATTGTGTTGGGGGGTCATGCGCCCTGACAGGGTGGTGAAAAGTGAGGTTGAGGAGCAGGagcaggaggaggaggaggaggaaggggAGACTACGAGGCTGGCGCCGCTGTTTCCGGCTCCGAGGCGGAGGAGGGTGCGGCGAGCCTCGGCGGGTGAGGCGGAGTGGAAGCCAAGTCTGTGCGCGATATCGGAGGACATGGTGATgatagaaaagaagaagaaaaaggaagaggaggaggagaagagggCGAGTTCTGAAAGGGTCGCCAACTCCAAGAGGAAGACTAGTACTGCTCCGTCTCGAGCCCGTGTTCTCGTTCGTAGCTATAGCGATGACTACGA GAGAAATCACATGCCGACGATTATTCCAACATTTGCTCCGGCACCATTCATGTTCTGA